A window of Pseudomonadota bacterium contains these coding sequences:
- the secG gene encoding preprotein translocase subunit SecG, with translation MITFLTVVYVIVCLFLILVVLLQAGKGGGMGSAFGGSSSQAVFGGAGAGNFLTRLTVASAALFMLLSATLAYLSSSSEKSLEAASEAVLEELEEQKKTAQDQQQDEAKTRSVGETAEGADQGATSGATAVESTTTVDKPPAAEGAPSGVQTGPSSGEAKDDADPGSATSNKPPTPPATPTRARDPR, from the coding sequence ATGATTACCTTCCTGACCGTGGTTTACGTAATTGTCTGCCTTTTCCTGATTCTGGTAGTGCTCCTTCAGGCTGGAAAGGGCGGAGGCATGGGGTCGGCCTTTGGTGGCAGCTCCAGCCAGGCTGTGTTCGGTGGGGCTGGCGCGGGCAATTTCCTGACTCGACTCACGGTCGCCAGCGCCGCCCTCTTCATGCTGCTTTCGGCCACGCTAGCCTATTTGTCGTCCAGCTCCGAGAAGTCGCTGGAAGCGGCCTCGGAGGCGGTGCTCGAGGAACTCGAGGAACAGAAGAAGACTGCCCAGGACCAGCAACAAGACGAAGCCAAGACGCGGTCGGTCGGCGAGACCGCTGAGGGAGCCGACCAGGGAGCGACCAGCGGCGCAACGGCCGTCGAATCGACCACTACGGTGGACAAGCCACCCGCCGCCGAGGGCGCGCCGAGCGGCGTCCAGACCGGGCCCTCGAGCGGCGAAGCCAAGGACGACGCCGATCCGGGTTCCGCAACCAGCAACAAACCCCCTACCCCTCCGGCGACTCCCACCCGGGCGCGTGATCCACGCTAG
- a CDS encoding triose-phosphate isomerase: GLRGLDEAEARRLVVAYEPVWAIGTGRTAGPDDAQQAHAALRAQVRERFGEAVACAMRILYGGSARPDNAAGLLAEPDVDGLLVGGASLAAESLASIVEAAESRLSVGSANDSSGAAG, encoded by the coding sequence GAGGGCTCCGGGGTCTCGACGAGGCCGAAGCGCGGCGTTTGGTCGTTGCTTACGAGCCCGTGTGGGCCATCGGTACGGGCCGGACCGCAGGCCCTGACGATGCCCAGCAAGCGCATGCGGCGCTGAGGGCGCAGGTGCGCGAGCGGTTTGGCGAGGCGGTTGCCTGCGCCATGCGAATACTCTATGGAGGCAGTGCTCGACCGGACAACGCGGCCGGGCTGCTCGCCGAGCCAGACGTCGACGGCCTGCTCGTGGGCGGTGCATCCCTGGCTGCGGAATCCCTGGCCTCCATAGTGGAGGCAGCGGAATCACGATTGAGCGTGGGCTCTGCAAACGACTCCAGCGGAGCTGCAGGATGA